One part of the Vibrio palustris genome encodes these proteins:
- a CDS encoding alpha-L-glutamate ligase-like protein produces MLFSISEYTSPFKLRRKGIMGMNQRNHSYIGRYNDRSKYPLVDDKLQTKMIARKAGATVPELIGIVTDQGAVRDIHKMVESWPGFVIKPARGSGGKGILVVTSHKDGTYTKPSGAVIGKEDVERHISNTLAGLFSLGGKNDVALIENLIEFDDCFEGFSYEGVPDVRIIVFQGYPVMAMMRLSTAASDGKANLHQGAVGVGIDLGTGKAVKAVQFNRPITHHPDTGKDLSTLQVPHWRKLLTLAASAWDMTGLGYMGTDMVLDKKKGPMVLELNARPGLAIQIANGAGLLPRLTHLEEQEKPLIPPRGDERVDYAMKHFAVQEEHFSYLKAGE; encoded by the coding sequence ATGCTGTTTTCAATATCAGAATACACATCACCATTTAAGCTACGCCGTAAAGGCATTATGGGTATGAACCAACGTAACCATAGTTATATTGGACGTTATAATGACCGTTCGAAATATCCATTGGTGGATGACAAGCTACAAACCAAAATGATTGCACGTAAAGCAGGAGCGACAGTGCCAGAGCTTATCGGCATCGTCACTGACCAAGGTGCAGTACGTGATATTCATAAGATGGTGGAGTCTTGGCCTGGGTTTGTTATCAAACCTGCGCGCGGCAGTGGTGGTAAAGGTATTCTAGTTGTAACATCACACAAAGATGGTACCTACACGAAACCAAGCGGCGCCGTCATTGGTAAAGAAGACGTTGAGCGTCACATCAGCAATACCTTGGCGGGATTGTTTTCCCTAGGAGGGAAAAACGATGTGGCTCTTATTGAGAACTTAATCGAGTTCGACGACTGTTTTGAAGGCTTTAGCTACGAAGGCGTACCTGACGTACGTATCATCGTATTTCAAGGTTATCCTGTCATGGCAATGATGCGCCTATCTACTGCAGCGTCAGACGGAAAAGCGAACTTGCACCAAGGCGCCGTGGGTGTGGGGATTGATTTGGGGACAGGTAAAGCCGTGAAAGCGGTGCAATTCAACCGCCCTATCACTCATCATCCCGATACCGGTAAAGATTTATCGACACTCCAAGTACCGCACTGGCGTAAGCTTTTAACGTTAGCCGCAAGTGCTTGGGATATGACCGGCCTTGGGTACATGGGGACGGATATGGTGCTGGATAAGAAAAAAGGCCCTATGGTATTAGAGCTTAACGCTCGCCCAGGTCTTGCGATTCAGATTGCGAATGGTGCTGGGTTACTACCACGCTTAACGCACTTAGAAGAGCAAGAGAAACCACTCATTCCACCCCGTGGTGATGAACGTGTTGACTATGCAATGAAGCACTTTGCCGTGCAAGAAGAGCATTTTTCTTACCTGAAAGCGGGTGAATAA
- a CDS encoding inactive transglutaminase family protein, with amino-acid sequence MTSKVPFYISILLLIIAGITLSILRHQQYGVPWTPGESRQVWDLEARVEFNAMDKPVKVSLAAPATQDGFTLISESASSPGYGVSYISSNSGRRAEWSVRNAKGPQTIYYKAQFLVDPNAQASTIPPTGEIEKPTFSGPEQAAAIALINQATRLSSDSVSFARELVKTLNDPDSQNSSLILNNMSKYEATQKLLSYAQVQNKVVGVIELEDGRRRQSIQMMNEVWNGKKWVLFNPETGTQPSHPNLLVWDESNVSLLDVVGGKNSEVYFSMISQDVSPSQATSSKVDADGLLNLSIHSLPLEEQAMFKTIMLIPIGALIVVFLRVIVGLKTSGTFMPVLIAVAFVQTQLMTGIIGFLLIVGTGLIIRSYLSKLNLLLVSRISAVIIAVILIISLFTVVAFKLGLTEGLTITFFPMIILSWTIERMSILWEEEGAKEVVMQGGGSLFTAILIYLAMTNSYIQHLTFNFIGLQLVVMAIILLLGTYTGYRISELRRFKPLADEG; translated from the coding sequence ATGACATCAAAAGTGCCATTTTATATATCGATATTGCTATTGATTATTGCAGGAATCACTTTAAGCATACTTCGGCATCAGCAATATGGTGTGCCATGGACACCAGGAGAAAGTCGCCAAGTTTGGGACCTTGAAGCTCGTGTCGAATTTAATGCAATGGATAAACCCGTTAAGGTATCGCTCGCGGCTCCTGCCACGCAAGATGGCTTTACACTCATCAGTGAAAGCGCGTCGTCTCCAGGTTACGGAGTTTCTTACATTAGCAGTAATTCTGGTCGCCGTGCAGAATGGTCAGTTCGCAATGCGAAGGGTCCACAGACGATTTATTACAAAGCTCAATTTTTGGTTGACCCGAATGCGCAAGCCTCAACAATTCCGCCAACCGGTGAAATAGAAAAGCCAACCTTTAGTGGCCCAGAACAAGCAGCGGCGATTGCACTGATTAATCAAGCGACTCGTTTGTCGTCAGATTCAGTGAGTTTCGCTCGCGAACTGGTGAAAACCTTAAACGATCCAGATAGCCAGAACTCATCGTTGATCCTCAACAACATGTCAAAGTATGAAGCGACGCAGAAATTACTGTCTTACGCTCAGGTTCAAAACAAAGTTGTCGGTGTCATTGAATTAGAAGATGGTCGTCGTCGCCAGTCCATTCAAATGATGAACGAAGTTTGGAATGGTAAAAAATGGGTACTATTTAACCCTGAAACAGGCACACAGCCGTCTCACCCAAATTTGTTAGTCTGGGATGAATCAAACGTTTCACTACTTGATGTGGTCGGTGGTAAAAACAGCGAAGTCTACTTTAGTATGATTTCACAAGATGTGTCGCCAAGCCAAGCAACATCAAGCAAGGTCGATGCTGATGGCCTATTAAACTTGTCTATTCACAGCTTACCGCTTGAAGAGCAAGCAATGTTTAAAACCATCATGCTCATCCCTATTGGTGCGTTAATTGTTGTATTTTTGCGTGTTATTGTCGGTTTAAAAACCTCGGGTACGTTTATGCCGGTGTTGATTGCCGTTGCCTTTGTGCAGACTCAGCTAATGACGGGGATTATAGGGTTCTTATTAATCGTCGGCACCGGTCTGATTATACGAAGTTACCTATCGAAACTGAACTTGCTCCTGGTGTCGCGAATATCAGCGGTGATTATTGCGGTTATTTTGATAATCTCGCTCTTCACGGTTGTTGCCTTTAAACTGGGCTTAACCGAAGGTTTAACCATTACGTTCTTCCCAATGATCATCTTGTCTTGGACTATTGAACGTATGTCAATTCTCTGGGAAGAAGAAGGCGCGAAAGAAGTCGTAATGCAAGGCGGTGGTTCACTATTTACCGCAATCTTGATTTACCTAGCGATGACCAACTCCTACATCCAGCACCTAACCTTTAACTTTATTGGTTTGCAATTGGTTGTTATGGCTATCATCTTACTGCTCGGCACCTATACAGGTTACCGAATTTCAGAGTTACGTCGCTTTAAACCACTAGCTGACGAGGGTTGA
- a CDS encoding ATP-dependent zinc protease: MFKRIAPIIALSMLSGCTMMQGDNYHQATLAAIHRSESNVNAHLTNVELQLSNQMDFIDSLQREIHELKNHVTTLEQTTSQIESNTTDNAEEQNNKLGNLTIPAHKPRNKIVLGSVENVSIDAINQSFKARVDTGAATSSLNAVDVQEFERNGKNWVRFHLVKGDNANKRTPWVEAPILRHVRIRQANSEKAERRAVIKLWVKLGNIHEQTPFTLADRKEMSHAILLGREFIRDIAVVDVGKEFIQSDNTKK; this comes from the coding sequence ATGTTTAAGCGAATAGCCCCCATCATCGCGCTAAGTATGTTGTCTGGTTGTACGATGATGCAAGGTGATAATTATCATCAAGCTACGCTCGCCGCCATCCATCGTTCAGAGTCAAACGTCAATGCTCATTTGACGAATGTCGAATTACAGCTGAGCAATCAAATGGATTTCATTGATAGCTTACAACGAGAAATACACGAATTAAAAAACCATGTCACCACTCTCGAACAGACGACCTCTCAAATAGAATCAAATACTACGGATAACGCTGAAGAGCAAAATAATAAATTAGGAAATTTAACCATCCCAGCTCATAAGCCACGTAATAAAATTGTTCTAGGCAGCGTTGAAAATGTCTCGATAGATGCCATTAATCAGTCTTTTAAAGCTCGTGTTGATACCGGTGCCGCGACCTCTTCATTAAACGCCGTCGATGTACAAGAATTCGAACGTAATGGTAAAAACTGGGTTCGTTTTCATTTAGTTAAAGGTGATAACGCGAATAAACGGACACCTTGGGTAGAAGCGCCTATTTTACGTCATGTCCGCATACGTCAAGCTAATTCGGAAAAAGCAGAACGCCGTGCCGTGATCAAATTGTGGGTAAAACTCGGGAATATTCACGAACAAACCCCATTTACACTGGCAGACCGCAAAGAAATGAGCCACGCTATTTTACTCGGACGCGAATTTATTCGTGATATCGCGGTAGTGGATGTGGGTAAAGAATTTATTCAATCTGATAATACTAAAAAATAA
- the cmoB gene encoding tRNA 5-methoxyuridine(34)/uridine 5-oxyacetic acid(34) synthase CmoB produces the protein MFNFGNVYQLLAQDTRLQAWLNVLPQQLDDWQSQSHGDLDRWLRALKKISDATPDHIDMKDSVSVRNEQPLHEGEQQKLENILKILHPWRKGPYHVHGVHIDTEWRSDWKWERLLPHISDLTNRTVLDVGCGNGYHMWRMLGAGARQVYGIDPSTLFLVQFEAIRKLMGNSQQAQLLPLGIEQLPKLEAFDTVFSMGVLYHRRSPLDHLIQLKDQLVSGGELILETLVITGDENDVLIPADRYAQMRNVYFFPSAKALKVWLEKVGFIDVNIVDENDTSLGEQRSTEWMTHNSLPDYIDPNNPSLTVEGYPAPRRAILVAKKP, from the coding sequence ATGTTTAATTTTGGTAACGTCTATCAACTTCTGGCTCAAGATACCCGTTTGCAAGCGTGGCTCAATGTTTTGCCGCAGCAATTGGATGACTGGCAATCACAATCCCATGGAGATTTAGACCGTTGGTTACGCGCGTTAAAAAAAATCTCTGATGCGACGCCTGATCATATAGATATGAAAGACTCGGTATCCGTGCGTAATGAACAGCCACTGCACGAGGGTGAGCAACAAAAACTCGAAAATATTCTGAAGATCTTACACCCTTGGCGTAAAGGGCCTTACCATGTCCATGGCGTCCATATTGATACCGAATGGCGCTCAGATTGGAAGTGGGAGCGATTATTACCGCATATTAGCGACTTAACCAACCGCACCGTGTTAGATGTCGGGTGTGGCAATGGTTACCATATGTGGCGCATGCTAGGAGCTGGGGCGCGCCAAGTGTATGGAATTGATCCATCGACGTTATTTTTAGTTCAATTTGAAGCTATCCGCAAATTAATGGGCAACAGTCAACAGGCCCAGCTTTTACCGCTCGGTATTGAGCAACTACCAAAACTGGAAGCGTTTGACACGGTATTTAGCATGGGCGTGTTATATCACCGCCGCTCTCCATTAGATCATTTAATTCAATTAAAAGATCAATTAGTGTCAGGTGGTGAACTCATTTTAGAAACATTGGTGATTACAGGGGATGAGAATGATGTTTTAATTCCAGCTGATCGCTATGCGCAAATGCGTAATGTTTACTTTTTTCCATCAGCTAAGGCATTGAAAGTTTGGTTAGAAAAAGTTGGGTTTATCGATGTAAACATTGTTGATGAGAATGATACATCATTGGGTGAGCAACGCTCCACTGAGTGGATGACTCATAATTCATTACCTGATTATATTGACCCAAATAACCCATCACTAACCGTGGAAGGCTACCCTGCACCTCGTCGTGCAATATTAGTGGCTAAAAAGCCATAA
- the cmoA gene encoding carboxy-S-adenosyl-L-methionine synthase CmoA: MSNKDTIFSAPIDKIGDFTFDERVAEVFPDMIQRSVPGYSNIISAIGMLAERFAKPNTNVYDLGCSLGAATLSMRRHMEGCEGAQIMAVDNSHAMVERCKLHLNAYRSDVHVQVIEEDIRNVDIQNASVVVLNFTLQFLSVEDREQLLQKIYDGLRPGGVLILSEKYVFENDSAHELLIDLHHDFKRANGYSELEISQKRSAIEHVMKPDSITTHRERFKALGFSSYEVWFQCFNFGSMFAIK, encoded by the coding sequence ATGAGCAACAAAGATACCATTTTCTCGGCACCTATCGATAAGATCGGTGATTTTACCTTCGACGAACGCGTCGCTGAAGTCTTCCCGGATATGATCCAACGCTCCGTACCTGGTTACAGCAATATTATTTCCGCTATTGGTATGCTCGCCGAACGTTTTGCTAAACCCAATACTAACGTCTACGATCTCGGCTGTTCTCTCGGCGCAGCAACCTTATCAATGCGCCGTCATATGGAAGGATGTGAAGGCGCGCAGATCATGGCAGTAGATAATTCTCATGCCATGGTTGAACGCTGTAAATTACACCTCAACGCCTATCGCTCTGATGTTCACGTACAAGTCATTGAAGAAGATATTCGTAACGTTGATATTCAGAATGCCTCTGTTGTCGTACTCAACTTTACTTTGCAATTTTTATCCGTAGAAGACAGAGAGCAGTTACTACAAAAAATTTATGACGGCTTGCGGCCTGGCGGCGTCCTCATACTTTCCGAAAAATATGTGTTCGAGAATGACAGCGCTCATGAACTGCTCATTGATTTACATCATGATTTTAAACGTGCGAATGGCTATAGCGAACTGGAAATCTCGCAAAAGCGTAGCGCCATTGAGCATGTCATGAAGCCTGATTCCATTACGACACATCGTGAACGCTTTAAGGCGCTGGGGTTTAGTAGCTACGAAGTTTGGTTCCAGTGCTTCAACTTTGGCTCTATGTTCGCCATCAAATAA
- a CDS encoding DUF72 domain-containing protein: MQTLLLRLGLTLWSNSAWQPFFYGKGTPSSERLAKYSQVFHTVEGNTTFYASPSASTVNNWRDATSDDFRFTFKLPKFITHEQQLRGCQQALHDFLKLMTPLHEKIGQWTLQLPAQFSPNEFETLQRFCRLFPADLPLGIEVRHPAFFQKGAEETAFNQWLIAQGYDRIVMDSRPVFSVPPTNDILIEAQRKKPHVPVHALATASHPMIRFIGLPSVEANLAFFQPWLKKLPQWIGEGKQPYLMIHTADNHNAPQLAQTLYQQLAKTVDLPSLAEFPAAADAQQLSMF, translated from the coding sequence ATGCAAACACTTCTCTTACGTTTAGGCTTAACATTATGGTCCAACTCAGCTTGGCAGCCCTTTTTTTATGGGAAAGGTACACCGAGTTCTGAGCGACTCGCTAAATATTCACAAGTGTTCCATACCGTGGAAGGTAATACGACATTCTATGCATCGCCATCCGCCAGCACGGTTAATAATTGGCGTGATGCGACGAGCGATGATTTTCGCTTTACGTTCAAGTTACCTAAGTTCATTACTCACGAGCAACAACTGCGCGGTTGTCAACAAGCCTTGCATGATTTCCTTAAATTAATGACGCCATTACATGAAAAAATCGGTCAATGGACTTTGCAATTACCTGCGCAATTCTCACCCAACGAATTTGAGACCTTACAACGCTTTTGTCGACTTTTTCCTGCGGATCTCCCGTTAGGCATCGAAGTTCGCCACCCAGCTTTTTTTCAAAAAGGCGCTGAAGAAACTGCGTTTAATCAGTGGCTGATAGCCCAAGGCTATGATCGCATCGTTATGGACAGTCGCCCCGTCTTTTCTGTGCCCCCCACTAACGATATTCTCATCGAGGCGCAGCGAAAGAAACCACATGTGCCCGTCCATGCATTAGCCACCGCTTCGCATCCAATGATTCGTTTCATTGGATTACCCTCAGTGGAAGCGAACCTTGCATTTTTTCAGCCATGGTTAAAAAAGTTACCGCAATGGATTGGGGAAGGTAAACAACCATATTTAATGATTCATACTGCCGATAACCACAACGCGCCGCAATTAGCTCAGACCCTGTACCAACAACTGGCGAAGACTGTGGACTTGCCCTCATTAGCCGAATTTCCGGCCGCGGCTGACGCTCAGCAACTCTCGATGTTTTAA
- the aspS gene encoding aspartate--tRNA ligase, giving the protein MRSHYCGHLNKSLAGQTVELSGWVNRRRDLGGLIFIDMRDREGIVQVVVDPDMADVFAVANQLRGEFCIQLSGTVRERPDSQVNKDMPTGGIEVLATGITIINRSEPLPLDSNQKNSEEQRLKYRYLDLRRPEMSDRIKLRAKASSYVRRFLDENDFLDIETPVLTKATPEGARDYLVPSRVHKGKFYALPQSPQLFKQLLMMSGFDRYYQIVKCFRDEDLRADRQPEFTQIDIETSFMTAEQVRAITEKMVHDMWKDLLDVELGDFPVMKYSEAMRRFGSDKPDLRNPLEMIDVADLLKDVEFKVFAGPANDEKGRVAVLCVPGGASLTRKQIDEYTQYVSVYGARGLAWMKVNDRAAGAEGVQSPVAKFLSADIIESLLERTNAQSGDIILFGADNANVVASAMGALRLKVGSDLGLTNEDSWAPLWVIDFPMFESDEDGNMAAMHHPFTAPLGVTAEEFKANPTAANSNAYDMVLNGYEVGGGSVRIHDAEMQQAVFDVLGITAEEQRKKFGFLLDALKYGTPPHAGLAFGLDRLVMLLCGTENIRDVIAFPKTTAAACPLTDAPSFANPAALEELALTVKEAQEDNQEQE; this is encoded by the coding sequence ATGCGTAGCCATTATTGCGGTCATCTGAACAAGTCCCTTGCAGGACAAACTGTAGAACTAAGCGGCTGGGTTAATCGTCGTCGTGATTTAGGCGGTCTTATCTTTATCGATATGCGAGATCGTGAAGGTATCGTTCAGGTGGTTGTAGACCCAGATATGGCAGACGTGTTTGCAGTTGCAAACCAACTGCGTGGTGAATTCTGTATTCAGTTGTCAGGTACGGTACGTGAGCGTCCTGATAGCCAAGTTAATAAAGATATGCCGACAGGTGGCATTGAAGTATTAGCGACAGGCATTACGATTATTAACCGCTCTGAGCCGTTACCGCTTGACTCTAACCAGAAAAACTCTGAAGAGCAGCGTTTAAAATATCGTTACCTTGATTTACGTCGTCCAGAGATGAGTGATCGTATTAAACTGCGAGCAAAAGCGAGCAGTTATGTCCGTCGTTTCCTTGATGAAAATGATTTTCTTGATATAGAAACGCCTGTATTAACGAAAGCAACGCCAGAAGGTGCTCGTGACTACTTAGTGCCAAGCCGTGTTCATAAAGGTAAATTTTACGCATTGCCACAATCACCGCAGCTGTTTAAACAGTTGTTGATGATGTCCGGTTTTGATCGCTACTATCAAATTGTGAAATGTTTCCGTGATGAAGATTTGCGTGCAGATCGTCAGCCTGAGTTTACGCAGATTGATATTGAAACCTCGTTCATGACTGCAGAGCAAGTTCGCGCCATTACGGAAAAAATGGTTCATGATATGTGGAAAGATTTACTCGACGTTGAGCTGGGTGATTTCCCTGTAATGAAATACAGTGAAGCGATGCGTCGTTTCGGTTCCGATAAACCGGATCTACGTAACCCACTGGAAATGATCGATGTTGCGGATCTATTGAAAGACGTAGAATTCAAAGTGTTTGCAGGTCCTGCCAATGATGAAAAAGGTCGTGTCGCGGTATTATGTGTTCCTGGCGGCGCATCATTGACGCGTAAACAGATTGATGAATATACACAATATGTTTCTGTGTACGGTGCTCGTGGTCTTGCTTGGATGAAAGTTAACGATCGCGCTGCGGGAGCGGAAGGGGTGCAATCTCCTGTCGCCAAATTCTTGTCAGCAGACATCATCGAAAGCCTACTTGAGCGAACTAATGCACAATCTGGCGATATCATTTTGTTCGGCGCTGATAATGCCAATGTTGTCGCGAGCGCAATGGGCGCGCTGCGCTTGAAAGTCGGCTCTGATCTTGGCCTGACCAATGAAGATTCATGGGCGCCACTTTGGGTGATTGATTTCCCAATGTTTGAAAGTGATGAAGACGGCAATATGGCGGCCATGCACCACCCATTCACGGCGCCATTAGGCGTAACAGCTGAAGAGTTCAAAGCGAATCCAACAGCCGCCAATTCTAATGCCTACGATATGGTATTAAATGGCTACGAAGTGGGTGGCGGCTCTGTGCGTATTCATGATGCTGAAATGCAACAAGCGGTGTTTGATGTGCTTGGTATTACAGCAGAAGAACAGCGTAAGAAGTTTGGTTTCCTATTGGATGCATTAAAATACGGTACGCCACCGCACGCTGGCTTGGCGTTCGGTTTAGACCGCCTAGTTATGCTATTGTGTGGCACGGAAAACATCCGTGATGTGATTGCTTTCCCGAAAACAACCGCAGCCGCTTGTCCGTTAACGGATGCCCCAAGCTTTGCTAACCCAGCGGCGCTTGAAGAGCTAGCACTAACCGTTAAAGAAGCACAAGAAGACAACCAAGAGCAAGAATAA
- a CDS encoding thymidine kinase, protein MAQMYFYYSAMNAGKSTTLLQSAFNYKERGMTPAIFTAAIDDRFGVGKVSSRIGLEEPAHLYNAQTDLYTSVKALHEDKRHHCILVDECQFLTKQQVYQLTEVVDKLRIPVLCYGLRTDFQGELFEGSRYLLSWADKLVELKTICHCGRKANMVIRTDEQGVPIDEGEQVSIGGNDKYVSVCRLHYKELLKR, encoded by the coding sequence TTGGCTCAAATGTATTTTTATTACTCGGCAATGAACGCCGGTAAATCAACGACTCTTTTGCAGTCTGCATTCAACTATAAAGAGCGTGGTATGACGCCGGCTATTTTTACCGCCGCCATCGATGATCGTTTTGGTGTGGGTAAAGTCAGTTCACGAATTGGATTAGAAGAGCCAGCGCATTTGTATAATGCACAGACGGATCTCTATACGTCAGTCAAAGCGCTGCACGAAGACAAGCGACATCATTGTATTTTGGTTGATGAATGCCAATTTTTAACCAAACAACAAGTCTATCAACTCACTGAAGTGGTCGATAAGCTGCGTATTCCTGTTTTGTGCTACGGACTAAGAACGGATTTCCAAGGCGAATTATTTGAAGGGAGTCGCTATTTATTATCGTGGGCCGACAAGCTGGTGGAATTAAAAACGATTTGTCACTGTGGTCGTAAGGCGAATATGGTGATTCGGACTGATGAACAAGGCGTACCCATCGATGAAGGAGAGCAAGTGTCAATTGGTGGTAACGATAAATACGTGTCTGTATGTCGTTTGCATTATAAAGAACTATTAAAGCGTTAA
- a CDS encoding NAD(P)H-binding protein has protein sequence MSQVVIIGAGWLGKPLAQALLADGHHVSATKTSIDGVNSLQECGIPAFVCDLAKPEFLEEDLRQRDCEIVIGCFPPRFRHGNTDDYVHYWASVVTHARTAGVKKIMMVSSTSVYPAAEGTMVESDASYAQSLSSDMFTDNAKRLLQAEQCVIDSGLDYTIVRCSGLIGPDRHPSRFVAHLSAISDQAPANMIHQTDAVGVLRYAATHISKEVLNATTPDTVNKAQFYQEALKQANLNTSFPPITHTGDKRVSAEKLLGLGYDFHYKSTLDAITL, from the coding sequence ATGAGCCAAGTTGTGATTATTGGTGCGGGTTGGTTAGGTAAACCCCTAGCCCAAGCATTACTTGCTGACGGCCATCATGTCAGCGCGACAAAAACCAGTATTGATGGCGTAAACTCGCTCCAAGAGTGTGGGATCCCCGCTTTTGTTTGTGACCTTGCCAAACCTGAGTTTCTAGAAGAAGATTTACGGCAACGCGATTGTGAAATCGTTATCGGTTGCTTTCCACCAAGATTTCGCCATGGCAATACCGATGATTACGTGCACTACTGGGCCAGTGTGGTTACACATGCACGTACCGCAGGCGTTAAAAAAATCATGATGGTGAGTTCGACCTCTGTATACCCAGCAGCTGAAGGTACGATGGTTGAATCGGATGCCAGTTATGCCCAAAGTTTATCGTCTGATATGTTTACTGATAACGCCAAACGGTTGCTGCAAGCAGAGCAATGTGTCATCGATTCTGGGTTAGATTATACCATTGTACGCTGCAGTGGCTTAATTGGGCCAGACCGCCATCCCAGTCGTTTCGTTGCCCACCTTTCTGCGATCAGCGACCAAGCACCGGCGAATATGATCCACCAAACCGATGCGGTCGGTGTACTGCGTTATGCAGCGACGCATATCAGCAAAGAAGTGCTCAATGCCACCACGCCTGATACCGTCAATAAAGCTCAGTTCTACCAAGAAGCACTCAAACAGGCTAATTTAAATACGTCTTTCCCACCCATCACTCATACCGGTGATAAGCGTGTGAGTGCAGAAAAATTATTGGGATTAGGTTATGATTTTCATTATAAAAGTACTCTGGATGCAATTACTTTATAA
- a CDS encoding TIGR02647 family protein, which translates to MKFSLEQLDELNLLLHFNLDSAAVGIKVHSDAPNTHQYAIDRLYKKGLCTLPDGGYLTHEGIEAAEQAQRLYRIMN; encoded by the coding sequence ATGAAATTTTCACTAGAACAACTAGACGAGTTAAATCTACTGCTTCATTTTAACCTCGACAGTGCCGCCGTTGGGATAAAAGTACACAGCGACGCACCCAATACTCACCAATACGCTATTGATAGACTCTATAAGAAAGGCTTATGTACCCTGCCAGACGGAGGTTACTTAACCCATGAAGGTATTGAAGCAGCTGAGCAAGCTCAGCGGCTTTATCGTATTATGAATTAA
- the focA gene encoding formate transporter FocA, with amino-acid sequence MELNQIDALSPQQMALRASEVGVGKATKPLFKSFLLAISAGMQIGIAFVFYTLVTTGTQDIAFGFTKLIGGLAFSLGLILVVVTGGELFTSSVLTLVAKACGKITWKQMLSNWAVVYAGNFCGSMLLVGIMLLTQQYVSDHGLVGIHAMHISQHKLHHTFIQAVALGLMCNLLVCLAVWMTFGARSMSDKVLLLMLPVAMFVACGFEHCIANMFQVPMAIGIKAFAPESFWQMTGTTVAQFGDLNWATFILNNLIPVTIGNMIGGGLVVGLLYWVVFLKKSD; translated from the coding sequence ATGGAATTGAATCAAATCGACGCTTTGTCCCCTCAGCAAATGGCTTTGCGTGCTTCTGAAGTTGGGGTTGGTAAGGCAACAAAACCACTTTTTAAATCTTTTTTATTGGCTATATCGGCAGGTATGCAGATTGGTATTGCTTTTGTATTTTACACATTAGTGACAACCGGTACTCAAGATATTGCGTTCGGTTTTACTAAACTGATCGGCGGACTGGCGTTTAGCTTAGGCTTAATTTTGGTTGTTGTGACCGGCGGTGAGCTCTTTACCAGTTCAGTCTTAACGCTTGTTGCAAAAGCGTGTGGCAAAATCACCTGGAAGCAAATGCTTAGTAACTGGGCCGTGGTATATGCCGGTAACTTTTGCGGCTCCATGTTACTTGTGGGGATTATGCTACTGACTCAGCAATATGTGAGTGATCATGGCTTGGTCGGTATCCATGCGATGCATATTTCGCAACATAAGCTGCACCATACGTTTATTCAAGCCGTTGCATTAGGTTTGATGTGTAACCTTTTAGTGTGCTTGGCTGTGTGGATGACTTTCGGCGCTCGCTCGATGTCTGACAAAGTGTTGTTGCTGATGTTGCCTGTTGCAATGTTCGTTGCATGTGGTTTTGAGCACTGTATTGCTAACATGTTTCAAGTACCGATGGCCATCGGCATTAAAGCATTTGCTCCAGAAAGTTTTTGGCAAATGACGGGAACCACCGTTGCGCAATTTGGTGATCTTAACTGGGCAACGTTTATCCTGAATAACCTGATTCCAGTTACCATTGGCAATATGATTGGTGGCGGACTTGTAGTGGGATTGTTGTACTGGGTCGTATTCTTAAAGAAAAGCGACTAA